A region from the Pseudomonas sp. P8_229 genome encodes:
- a CDS encoding IclR family transcriptional regulator gives MEKTSDSNGKQKVRSAEVGTDILKALAELSPSTSLSRLAEHVQMPASKVHRYLQALIASGFAEQNAATNHYGLGREALRVGLAALNSMDVLKVAALPLAELRDELNETCFLAVWGNQGATVVHIEPAVRAVTVVTQLGSVLPLLSSSTGLVFSAYLPHRETDELREQEIAVAGHPLADENTYSGLCEQIRERGLHHVHGLLLPGVDALSAPVFNAVGQIAAVLTIVGPTSLFHADENGPAAQRLLAASRAVSWRMGYAAAT, from the coding sequence ATGGAAAAAACCAGCGACAGCAACGGCAAACAGAAAGTCCGCTCCGCCGAGGTCGGCACCGACATCCTCAAGGCCTTGGCCGAGTTGTCGCCCTCCACGTCTCTGTCGCGTCTGGCCGAACACGTGCAGATGCCGGCGAGCAAGGTGCACCGTTATCTTCAGGCACTGATTGCCAGCGGTTTTGCCGAACAGAACGCCGCCACCAACCATTACGGTCTTGGCCGTGAAGCGCTGCGTGTAGGCCTGGCCGCCCTCAACAGTATGGACGTGCTCAAAGTCGCCGCCCTGCCCCTGGCCGAGTTGCGCGACGAGTTGAACGAAACCTGCTTTTTGGCGGTGTGGGGTAATCAGGGCGCGACCGTGGTGCACATCGAACCCGCAGTGCGCGCGGTGACGGTGGTCACGCAACTGGGTTCGGTATTACCGTTGCTCAGCTCGTCCACTGGACTGGTGTTCAGCGCCTATCTGCCGCACCGGGAAACCGATGAACTGCGCGAGCAGGAAATCGCCGTTGCCGGCCATCCACTGGCTGATGAAAACACCTACAGCGGTTTGTGCGAACAGATCCGCGAGCGCGGTCTGCATCATGTTCACGGCTTGTTGCTGCCAGGTGTGGATGCGCTGTCGGCCCCAGTGTTCAACGCGGTCGGACAGATCGCCGCCGTGCTGACCATCGTCGGGCCGACTTCGCTGTTCCATGCTGACGAGAACGGCCCGGCGGCGCAGCGGTTACTGGCGGCGTCGCGGGCCGTGAGCTGGCGAATGGGTTACGCAGCGGCGACCTGA
- the hmgA gene encoding homogentisate 1,2-dioxygenase, translating to MNLDSTASELAYQSGFGNEFSSEALPGALPVGQNSPQKAPYGLYTELFSGTAFTMTRSEARRTWMYRIQPSANHPAFVKLERQLAGGPLGEVTPNRLRWNPLEIPAEPTDFIDGLLSMAANASAEKPSGISIYNYVANRSMERVFFNADGELLLVPQLGRLRIATELGVLELAPLEIAVLPRGLKFRVELLDAQARGYIAENHGAPLRLPDLGPIGSNGLANPRDFLTPVAAYENLQQPTTLVQKFLGQLWVTELNHSPLNVVAWHGNNVPYKYDLRRFNTIGTVSFDHPDPSIFTVLTSPTSVHGLANLDFVIFPPRWMVAENTFRPPWFHRNLMNEFMGLIQGEYDAKAEGFVPGGASLHSCMSAHGPDGETCTKAINAELKPAKIDNTMAFMFETSQVLRPSRFALDCPQLQSNYDACWATLPATFDPTRR from the coding sequence ATGAACCTCGATTCAACCGCGTCGGAGCTGGCGTACCAGTCCGGTTTCGGCAACGAATTCAGCAGTGAAGCGTTGCCCGGTGCCTTGCCCGTTGGCCAGAACTCGCCGCAAAAAGCGCCGTACGGTCTCTACACCGAATTGTTTTCCGGTACCGCGTTCACCATGACTCGCAGTGAAGCACGGCGTACCTGGATGTATCGGATTCAGCCGTCGGCCAATCACCCGGCCTTCGTCAAACTGGAGCGGCAACTGGCCGGCGGCCCGTTGGGTGAAGTGACCCCCAATCGTCTGCGCTGGAATCCGCTGGAGATCCCGGCCGAGCCGACCGACTTCATCGACGGACTGCTGAGCATGGCCGCCAACGCCAGCGCCGAGAAGCCATCCGGCATCAGCATCTACAACTACGTCGCCAACCGTTCGATGGAACGGGTGTTCTTCAACGCCGACGGCGAGCTGCTGCTGGTGCCGCAACTCGGGCGTCTGCGTATTGCCACCGAATTGGGTGTGCTGGAACTGGCACCACTGGAAATCGCCGTGTTGCCGCGCGGCTTGAAGTTCCGCGTCGAACTGCTCGATGCGCAGGCCCGCGGTTACATTGCCGAGAACCATGGCGCGCCGCTGCGCCTGCCGGATCTGGGGCCGATCGGCAGCAATGGCCTGGCCAATCCGCGCGACTTCCTGACCCCGGTCGCGGCCTACGAAAACCTCCAGCAGCCAACGACGCTGGTGCAGAAGTTTCTCGGCCAGTTGTGGGTTACCGAACTGAATCACTCGCCGCTGAACGTGGTCGCCTGGCACGGCAACAACGTGCCGTACAAATACGACCTGCGTCGTTTCAACACCATCGGCACCGTGAGTTTCGATCATCCGGATCCGTCGATCTTCACCGTGCTGACTTCGCCGACCAGCGTGCATGGCCTGGCCAACCTCGACTTCGTGATCTTCCCGCCACGCTGGATGGTCGCTGAGAACACCTTCCGTCCGCCGTGGTTCCACCGCAATCTGATGAACGAATTCATGGGCCTTATCCAGGGCGAGTACGACGCCAAGGCTGAAGGTTTCGTGCCCGGCGGTGCGTCCCTGCACAGCTGCATGAGCGCCCACGGCCCGGACGGCGAAACCTGCACCAAAGCGATCAACGCCGAGCTCAAACCGGCGAAAATCGATAACACCATGGCCTTCATGTTCGAGACCAGTCAGGTGCTGCGCCCAAGCCGTTTCGCCCTCGACTGCCCGCAACTGCAATCCAATTACGACGCCTGCTGGGCCACGCTGCCCGCCACGTTCGACCCGACCCGGAGATAA
- the fahA gene encoding fumarylacetoacetase, with protein MTQTSITRSWVASANGHADFPLQNLPLGVFSLNGSAPRAGVAIGEHIFDLQVALEAGLFDGAARSAVEAMHGGLLNAFFDLGREARAALRSHLLELFSEGSSHRGAIEAQGAKLLPLAADCHMHLPARISDYTDFYVGIEHAQNVGKLFRPDNPLLPNYKHVPIGYHGRASTVRASGTDVRRPKGQTLPAGASEPTFGPCARLDYELELGIWIGQGNEMGDSIAIGDAAEHIAGFCLLNDWSARDIQAWEYQPLGPFLSKSFITSVSPWVVTAEALEPFRTAQPARPEGDPQPLPYLFDKRDQEAGAFDIELEVLLLTEAMREQNLPAHRLTLSNTRYMYWTVAQMVAHHSVNGCQLQAGDLFGSGTLSGPQSGQFGSLLEITEGGKKPIELASGEVRKFLEDGDEIILRARCARDGFASIGFGECRGKVLAAR; from the coding sequence ATGACGCAGACTTCCATCACCCGCAGCTGGGTCGCTTCGGCCAACGGCCACGCGGATTTCCCTCTGCAGAACCTGCCGCTGGGGGTGTTCAGCCTCAACGGTTCGGCGCCGCGCGCAGGCGTGGCGATTGGCGAGCACATTTTCGATCTGCAGGTGGCGCTCGAAGCCGGGTTGTTCGACGGCGCGGCCCGCAGCGCAGTCGAAGCCATGCACGGTGGCCTGTTGAACGCCTTCTTCGACCTCGGTCGCGAGGCCCGCGCAGCGTTGCGCAGCCACTTGCTGGAATTGTTCAGCGAGGGCAGCAGCCATCGCGGCGCCATTGAAGCCCAAGGCGCAAAACTGCTGCCACTGGCGGCCGATTGCCATATGCACCTGCCGGCGCGCATCAGCGACTACACCGACTTCTATGTGGGCATCGAGCATGCACAGAACGTCGGCAAACTGTTCCGTCCGGACAATCCACTGCTGCCGAACTACAAGCACGTGCCGATCGGTTATCACGGTCGGGCCTCCACGGTGCGCGCCTCCGGTACCGACGTGCGCCGTCCGAAAGGCCAGACGTTGCCGGCCGGTGCGAGCGAGCCGACCTTCGGCCCTTGCGCACGTCTGGACTACGAGCTGGAGCTGGGCATCTGGATCGGTCAGGGCAACGAAATGGGCGATTCAATTGCCATCGGTGACGCCGCCGAGCACATCGCCGGTTTCTGCCTGCTCAACGACTGGTCGGCCCGCGATATTCAGGCCTGGGAATACCAGCCACTGGGACCATTCCTGTCCAAGAGTTTTATCACCAGTGTTTCGCCCTGGGTGGTGACGGCTGAAGCGCTGGAGCCGTTCCGTACCGCGCAACCGGCGCGTCCTGAAGGTGATCCGCAGCCGCTGCCATACCTGTTCGACAAACGCGATCAGGAGGCTGGTGCTTTCGACATCGAACTCGAAGTGCTGCTGCTCACCGAAGCCATGCGCGAGCAGAATCTGCCGGCCCATCGTCTGACTCTGAGCAACACTCGCTACATGTACTGGACCGTCGCGCAAATGGTCGCGCACCACAGCGTCAACGGTTGCCAGTTGCAGGCCGGTGACCTGTTCGGTTCGGGCACCTTGTCTGGCCCGCAAAGCGGTCAGTTCGGCAGTCTGCTGGAAATCACCGAGGGCGGCAAAAAGCCGATCGAACTGGCCTCTGGCGAGGTGCGTAAATTCCTCGAGGACGGTGATGAAATCATCCTGCGCGCACGTTGTGCCCGTGACGGTTTTGCCTCCATCGGTTTCGGCGAGTGCCGCGGCAAAGTGCTGGCGGCGCGCTGA
- the maiA gene encoding maleylacetoacetate isomerase, producing MDIYTYYRSTSSYRVRIALALKGLDYTALPVNLIAPSGGEHRQAAYLAINPQGRVPALRTDDGELLIQSPAIIEYLEERYPQKPLLPEDLAARAHVRGVAAVIGCDVHPLHNVSVLNRLRQLGHEEPQVVEWIAHWIGQGLATVEQLIGDSGFCFGEWPCVADVYLIPQLYAAERFNVSLEAYPRIRRVAALAAEHPAFIKAHPANQPDTP from the coding sequence ATGGATATCTACACCTACTACCGTTCGACCTCGTCATACCGGGTGCGCATTGCCCTGGCGCTGAAGGGGCTCGACTACACCGCGCTGCCAGTCAACCTGATCGCGCCATCCGGGGGCGAGCATCGGCAGGCGGCGTATCTGGCGATCAATCCACAGGGCCGGGTGCCGGCCTTGCGCACCGATGACGGTGAGTTGCTGATTCAGTCGCCAGCGATCATCGAGTATCTGGAGGAACGTTATCCACAGAAGCCCCTTTTGCCGGAAGACCTCGCCGCCCGCGCCCATGTGCGCGGTGTGGCGGCGGTAATTGGTTGCGACGTGCATCCGCTGCACAACGTCAGCGTGCTCAATCGCCTGCGTCAGTTGGGGCACGAGGAGCCGCAGGTGGTGGAGTGGATTGCGCACTGGATCGGTCAAGGGCTGGCGACCGTCGAGCAGTTGATCGGTGACAGCGGTTTCTGTTTCGGTGAGTGGCCGTGTGTGGCGGATGTCTATCTGATCCCGCAGTTGTACGCGGCCGAGCGTTTCAATGTATCGCTGGAGGCTTATCCACGGATTCGTCGGGTGGCGGCACTGGCGGCTGAGCATCCGGCGTTCATCAAGGCGCATCCGGCCAACCAGCCGGATACCCCATAA
- a CDS encoding aromatic acid/H+ symport family MFS transporter: MHNQIASFRAALDAHPVSRYQWLLLILLALLLVTDGYDAQVLGYVVPALAQDWGLEKAAFGPVFSANLLGLTLGSLAVTPLADRFGVRRILLACVLIYASLTVLMVFADSLNTLMIARFICGIGMGGAMPSAMALMSEYSPPRLRTLMVTLAACGFSFGGAAGGFVAAGFIDRFGWQAVFLAGGVTPLLLFPFLWWMLPESLPRLLRDAPPYARLRKVTARMLPDWQPPVASAEQNEREQGSKLTVVELFRNGYARPTLLIWATFFVSLILLYFMISWLPTLLLESGLKLNEANLVTSMFLFAGTLGAVCMAWFADRLKRKVRLLCAVLAGAAVCTILLGLNHDNPRYLVACVFAAGFCIIGGQLTLNAFASNFYPAHVRATGTGWALGVGRFGSILGPLFGSMLLAMHIPVAQIFFFCAIPAVIAALLIIQVRSPSESTPPNVGASLLAKNDNAV, translated from the coding sequence ATGCACAACCAGATTGCCAGCTTCCGGGCGGCACTCGACGCCCATCCTGTGTCCCGCTATCAGTGGTTGCTCTTGATCCTGCTCGCCTTGTTGCTGGTCACCGACGGTTACGACGCCCAGGTGCTGGGTTACGTGGTGCCGGCCCTGGCCCAGGACTGGGGACTGGAAAAAGCCGCGTTCGGGCCTGTTTTCAGCGCCAACCTGCTGGGCCTCACGCTCGGTTCGCTCGCCGTGACACCACTGGCCGACCGCTTCGGTGTGCGGCGAATCCTGCTCGCGTGCGTGTTGATTTACGCCAGCCTTACGGTGCTGATGGTGTTCGCCGATTCGCTGAATACCTTGATGATCGCGCGCTTCATCTGCGGCATCGGCATGGGCGGGGCGATGCCCAGTGCCATGGCCTTGATGTCGGAATACTCACCGCCGCGTCTGCGCACGTTGATGGTGACATTGGCGGCCTGTGGGTTTTCCTTTGGTGGTGCGGCGGGCGGGTTTGTCGCGGCGGGTTTCATTGATCGCTTTGGCTGGCAAGCAGTGTTCCTCGCCGGCGGCGTCACGCCGCTGCTGCTGTTTCCGTTTTTGTGGTGGATGCTGCCGGAATCCCTGCCGCGTTTGCTACGCGATGCACCGCCCTATGCGCGCCTGCGCAAAGTCACCGCGCGGATGCTGCCAGACTGGCAACCACCGGTCGCCTCGGCCGAACAGAACGAGCGCGAACAGGGCAGCAAACTGACGGTGGTCGAGTTGTTCCGAAACGGCTACGCACGGCCGACCCTGCTGATCTGGGCGACGTTTTTTGTCAGCCTGATTCTGCTGTATTTCATGATCAGCTGGCTGCCGACGCTATTGCTCGAAAGCGGTCTGAAACTCAATGAAGCCAATCTGGTGACATCGATGTTCCTGTTCGCCGGCACCTTGGGCGCCGTGTGCATGGCGTGGTTTGCCGACCGCTTGAAACGCAAGGTGCGCCTGCTTTGCGCGGTATTGGCCGGGGCGGCTGTGTGCACCATTCTGTTGGGTTTGAACCACGACAACCCGCGTTATCTGGTGGCCTGCGTGTTTGCGGCCGGCTTCTGCATCATCGGTGGACAACTGACGCTGAACGCCTTCGCCAGTAACTTCTACCCGGCCCATGTGCGGGCCACAGGCACTGGCTGGGCGTTGGGAGTAGGGCGGTTTGGTTCCATCCTCGGGCCGCTGTTCGGCAGCATGCTGCTGGCGATGCACATTCCGGTGGCGCAGATTTTCTTCTTCTGCGCGATTCCGGCGGTCATCGCAGCGCTGTTGATCATCCAGGTGCGCTCGCCCTCCGAGTCCACCCCGCCCAATGTGGGAGCCAGCCTGCTGGCGAAGAACGATAACGCGGTCTGA
- a CDS encoding SirB1 family protein, whose translation MSPRQRFFESLHRSPPALFEAALWMAAEHEKGLDVEALQQDFKELQQRVSYGLPMLPVSELAQPLLRRMNDLGFAQDDFLPLRPQAALLHKVLQTRRGQPLALALIALELARGLEIPLVGVNFPGHFLLRVPGADHLLDPCGGRRLYPNDCRDLLQRQYGAHLKLNADHLATATPLQMLQRLSRNLRQLHLAHEDYIAALIDAERVLELGSASAADYLARASLYQRLDCPNAERFDLEHALLLSDDPIQRLRLTERLGHLPPNSVVH comes from the coding sequence ATGAGCCCGCGCCAACGTTTTTTCGAGAGTCTGCACCGTTCACCGCCCGCGCTGTTCGAAGCTGCGCTGTGGATGGCCGCCGAGCACGAAAAAGGCCTCGATGTCGAAGCATTGCAGCAAGACTTCAAGGAGTTGCAACAGCGCGTCAGCTACGGTTTGCCGATGTTGCCGGTCAGCGAGCTGGCACAGCCGTTGTTGCGGCGGATGAATGATCTGGGGTTTGCCCAGGACGACTTTCTGCCGCTGCGCCCGCAGGCGGCCTTGCTGCATAAAGTGTTGCAGACCCGACGTGGCCAGCCGTTGGCCCTGGCACTGATTGCACTGGAGTTGGCGCGCGGTCTGGAGATCCCCTTGGTCGGGGTGAACTTCCCCGGGCATTTTCTGCTGCGGGTACCCGGTGCCGACCATTTGCTCGACCCCTGCGGCGGGCGGCGTCTGTACCCCAACGATTGCCGCGATTTGCTGCAGCGCCAGTACGGCGCGCACCTCAAGCTCAACGCCGACCATCTCGCCACCGCTACCCCGTTGCAGATGCTCCAGCGCCTGTCACGCAACCTGCGACAGTTGCATCTGGCGCATGAGGACTACATCGCCGCGTTGATCGATGCCGAACGCGTGCTGGAACTGGGCAGTGCCAGCGCAGCCGATTACCTGGCCCGCGCCAGCCTGTACCAACGCCTCGACTGCCCGAACGCCGAGCGCTTCGATCTGGAACATGCGCTGCTGCTCAGTGACGACCCGATCCAGCGCCTGCGCCTGACGGAACGCCTCGGCCACCTGCCCCCGAACTCCGTCGTCCACTAA
- a CDS encoding Glu/Leu/Phe/Val dehydrogenase family protein produces MFALMQSTRLESLHLSVDPVTGLKAVIAIHNSRLGPALGGCRYLAYPNDESAVEDAIRLAQGMSYKAALAGLAQGGGVAVIVRPAHVENRAALFEAFGRCINQLDGRYITAIDSGTSVADMDCIAQQTQHVTSTTSAGDPAPHAAMGVFTGIRATAMARLGSDNLEGLRVAIQGLGNVGYALAEQLHAAGAELLVSDIDHGKVQLAMEQLNAHPIANDALLSTPCDILAPCGLGGVLNSHTVTQLRCSAVAGSANNQLTHLDVADQLERRGILYAPDYVINAGGLIYVSLKHRGEELGTITAHLSKICSRLTEVFAHAQAEKRSPARVADELAEKVLYR; encoded by the coding sequence ATGTTCGCTCTCATGCAAAGCACTCGCCTGGAATCGCTGCACCTCAGCGTTGACCCGGTCACCGGGTTGAAGGCGGTCATTGCCATTCATAACAGTCGCCTCGGGCCCGCCCTGGGCGGTTGTCGTTATCTTGCCTATCCCAACGACGAGTCCGCAGTCGAGGATGCCATTCGCCTGGCACAAGGCATGAGCTACAAGGCGGCTTTGGCCGGTCTTGCCCAGGGCGGCGGCGTTGCGGTGATCGTGCGCCCGGCGCATGTGGAAAACCGCGCAGCATTGTTCGAAGCGTTTGGTCGCTGCATCAATCAGCTCGACGGTCGCTACATCACCGCCATCGACAGCGGCACTTCGGTGGCGGACATGGATTGCATCGCCCAGCAGACCCAGCATGTCACCAGCACCACCTCGGCTGGCGATCCGGCACCGCATGCGGCGATGGGCGTGTTCACCGGGATTCGCGCTACGGCGATGGCGCGGCTGGGCAGTGACAATCTCGAGGGCCTGCGCGTGGCGATTCAGGGCTTGGGCAACGTCGGTTACGCACTGGCCGAGCAGCTGCACGCGGCGGGGGCTGAATTGCTGGTCAGCGACATCGATCACGGCAAGGTGCAACTGGCCATGGAGCAGCTCAATGCCCACCCGATCGCCAACGACGCGTTGCTCAGTACGCCTTGCGACATCCTCGCGCCGTGTGGCCTCGGTGGCGTGCTCAACAGCCACACGGTGACGCAATTGCGTTGCTCGGCGGTGGCGGGCTCGGCCAACAATCAGCTGACGCATCTGGACGTGGCCGATCAGCTGGAGCGGCGCGGCATCCTCTATGCGCCGGACTACGTGATCAATGCTGGTGGCCTGATCTACGTCTCGCTCAAGCATCGCGGCGAAGAGCTGGGGACGATTACCGCGCACCTGTCGAAAATCTGCTCGCGCCTGACCGAAGTGTTCGCCCATGCGCAGGCCGAGAAGCGCTCGCCGGCACGGGTGGCAGATGAGTTGGCGGAGAAAGTGTTGTACCGCTGA
- a CDS encoding SDR family NAD(P)-dependent oxidoreductase, whose product MYDFLGKVCLVTGGTAGIGETVSERLIRAGAEVIVFGRDEEKGAALADRLGEHCRFIACDVGDPAQVEQAFATIRSVYGKLDCAFNNAGVTARYGALADSCPEDWMKVMNINVNGTYHCMRHELQLMLTRGIGAIVNTSSCAGVVPIGGQVAYVASKQAINGMTQVASIENARLEEGGCIRVNAVAPGPILGGMNSEARLKAAPENTQRKINVTSMKRFGTADEVANAVLWLLSEQAAYVTGVIMPIDGGYASGKF is encoded by the coding sequence ATGTACGATTTTCTGGGAAAAGTGTGCCTGGTCACCGGCGGCACCGCTGGCATTGGCGAGACCGTCAGCGAGCGTTTGATCAGGGCTGGAGCCGAGGTGATCGTATTCGGCAGAGACGAGGAAAAGGGCGCGGCCCTGGCCGATCGGCTGGGCGAACACTGCCGGTTCATCGCCTGCGATGTCGGTGATCCGGCGCAGGTCGAGCAGGCCTTCGCGACCATTCGCTCGGTCTACGGCAAACTCGATTGCGCGTTCAATAATGCCGGCGTCACCGCACGTTACGGCGCGCTGGCGGACTCGTGCCCGGAAGACTGGATGAAGGTGATGAACATCAACGTCAATGGCACCTACCACTGCATGCGCCATGAGCTGCAACTCATGCTCACTCGCGGCATTGGCGCCATCGTTAACACCTCGTCCTGCGCCGGCGTCGTGCCGATTGGCGGCCAGGTGGCGTACGTCGCCAGCAAACAGGCAATCAACGGCATGACCCAGGTCGCATCGATTGAAAACGCCCGGCTCGAAGAGGGCGGCTGCATTCGCGTCAACGCGGTCGCGCCGGGTCCGATACTCGGCGGGATGAACAGCGAGGCGCGTCTCAAGGCAGCGCCGGAAAACACCCAGCGCAAAATCAACGTGACCTCGATGAAACGCTTCGGTACGGCGGATGAAGTGGCCAACGCTGTACTCTGGCTGCTCAGCGAACAGGCGGCGTACGTCACCGGGGTGATCATGCCCATCGATGGTGGCTACGCCAGCGGCAAGTTCTGA
- a CDS encoding NADH:flavin oxidoreductase: MSRYPHVLEPLRLAGGLELRNRLFFASMGVDLADHSGCVTPAMIEFYQGIMEGGCSMAFLCNATVSPQSRLQSTGLGLFEAYQGESLKAMFAMASRVNTPVGVQLQHYGGQGTTTHTGVAVLTPSGVPCPRVSKLDPDYRVRIMDETDIALVIEQFAHSAWLAWTNGAQLVQLQASNGYLLSSFLSPHTNHRTDRYGGSEENRARLLLEVVKAIRERTEGQLIVTIRLGIDDRLGDAGLQYPDIKETVQALCQAGVAALECSMCMGATFGQLIMHSETMDEYLQAGVRAIKAVSTVPVGYAGFIDGLDKAEQLLADGVCDWVGMSRALFADNDLINKTLQGRSADIHKCRWDSQCFSDKSNPRLDRVYCCVNPKYLRPALA; the protein is encoded by the coding sequence ATGTCGCGCTATCCCCACGTGCTTGAACCTCTGCGCCTTGCCGGCGGACTGGAATTGCGCAATCGGCTGTTCTTCGCCTCGATGGGCGTGGATCTGGCCGATCACAGCGGGTGTGTGACGCCCGCCATGATCGAGTTCTATCAGGGCATCATGGAGGGCGGCTGTTCCATGGCGTTTCTGTGCAACGCCACGGTCTCGCCGCAGTCACGCCTGCAAAGTACCGGCCTGGGTCTGTTCGAGGCGTATCAGGGCGAATCACTCAAGGCCATGTTCGCCATGGCCAGTCGCGTCAACACCCCGGTGGGTGTGCAGTTGCAGCATTACGGCGGTCAGGGCACCACCACGCACACCGGCGTTGCCGTGCTGACACCCAGTGGCGTGCCCTGCCCGCGCGTGTCGAAACTCGACCCGGACTATCGGGTGCGGATCATGGACGAAACCGATATCGCCCTGGTGATCGAGCAGTTCGCCCATTCCGCCTGGCTGGCCTGGACCAACGGCGCGCAACTGGTGCAATTGCAAGCGTCCAATGGCTACTTGCTGAGCAGTTTTCTCTCGCCGCACACCAACCATCGCACGGACCGTTACGGCGGTAGCGAAGAGAATCGCGCGCGTCTGTTGCTTGAAGTGGTCAAGGCCATTCGCGAGCGCACCGAGGGCCAGTTGATCGTCACTATCCGGCTCGGCATCGATGATCGCCTGGGTGATGCAGGACTGCAGTATCCCGACATCAAGGAAACCGTTCAGGCCCTCTGCCAGGCAGGTGTCGCCGCGCTGGAATGTTCGATGTGCATGGGCGCGACATTCGGCCAGTTGATCATGCACTCCGAGACCATGGACGAGTACCTGCAAGCCGGCGTCCGGGCGATCAAGGCCGTGTCGACGGTGCCGGTGGGCTATGCCGGCTTCATCGATGGCCTGGACAAGGCCGAACAGTTACTGGCCGATGGCGTGTGCGACTGGGTGGGAATGTCGCGGGCGCTGTTTGCCGACAACGACCTGATCAACAAAACCCTGCAGGGCCGTTCCGCCGACATCCATAAATGCCGATGGGACAGCCAGTGCTTCAGCGACAAAAGCAACCCACGTCTGGACCGAGTGTATTGCTGCGTGAACCCGAAATATTTACGCCCCGCGTTGGCATAA
- a CDS encoding AfsA-related hotdog domain-containing protein — protein MIDMQRKVAKDIVHKGHDDDVLIYDAHHLLPAWLPAAIVQRANLDPTDLEIINQAYRLDSDRLVLRSLPTIIDLDELEQAGLSDCLPELLTNYEKATDHLILSGVWVLESTEAKLAQLPGQPPLLDLGQRRCVHEILKQIDGCPQQGLLYFTLFNDTANYFFYRKHHEHVPGLMLIEAARQAMYAQFYEHSGYARGEVSISIVDLLSSFPRYTESSFQVDVLVGDYEGMAPPRGRKVDKRARFFQRGELVADIRLHGEVIKMPVFKRMRNISIDPACWFRPLKGIRHEVLVRLDSGRHLSARLELLSMAGLQVQCDSPLDASERGHVYLYLESEGMLSLPLQSLHVSDAGKAGTLRLQLAELDSSLRFKWREVLKQFAYFSHEEITPAPVVALEQTLWMTFDQASAMPEQRKEA, from the coding sequence ATGATCGACATGCAAAGGAAAGTTGCCAAAGATATCGTCCACAAGGGCCATGATGACGATGTACTGATTTACGACGCCCACCACTTGCTGCCAGCCTGGCTGCCTGCCGCCATTGTGCAGCGGGCCAACCTTGATCCGACGGATCTGGAAATCATCAATCAGGCCTATCGACTGGACAGCGATCGCCTGGTGCTGCGTTCGCTGCCAACGATCATCGACCTCGACGAGCTCGAACAGGCAGGCCTGTCGGATTGTCTGCCGGAGCTGCTGACCAACTACGAAAAAGCCACCGACCACCTGATTCTCAGTGGTGTCTGGGTGCTGGAAAGCACCGAGGCCAAACTGGCCCAACTGCCTGGCCAGCCCCCTTTGCTCGATCTCGGCCAGCGCCGATGCGTACACGAAATCCTGAAGCAGATCGACGGTTGCCCGCAACAGGGCCTGCTCTACTTCACCCTGTTCAACGACACCGCCAACTACTTCTTCTACCGCAAACACCATGAGCACGTTCCCGGCCTGATGCTGATCGAAGCGGCACGCCAGGCAATGTACGCGCAGTTCTACGAGCACAGCGGCTACGCCCGAGGTGAAGTGTCGATTTCCATCGTTGACCTGTTATCGAGCTTCCCGCGTTACACCGAGTCGTCGTTTCAGGTCGACGTACTCGTCGGTGATTACGAAGGCATGGCGCCACCACGGGGGCGCAAGGTCGACAAGCGTGCGCGCTTCTTCCAGCGCGGCGAGTTGGTGGCCGACATCCGCCTGCACGGCGAAGTGATCAAGATGCCGGTGTTCAAGCGCATGCGTAACATCAGCATCGACCCGGCCTGCTGGTTCCGTCCGCTCAAGGGCATCCGCCATGAAGTGCTGGTGCGCCTGGATTCCGGTCGCCATCTGTCGGCGCGCCTGGAGTTGCTGTCGATGGCCGGCTTGCAAGTGCAATGCGACAGCCCGCTCGACGCATCCGAGCGCGGCCACGTCTATCTGTATCTGGAAAGCGAAGGAATGCTCAGCCTGCCACTGCAGTCACTGCACGTCAGCGATGCGGGCAAGGCCGGCACGCTCAGGCTGCAATTGGCCGAACTGGATTCATCGCTGCGCTTCAAATGGCGCGAAGTGCTCAAACAGTTCGCCTACTTCTCTCACGAAGAAATCACTCCGGCGCCAGTGGTCGCCCTCGAGCAGACACTGTGGATGACGTTCGACCAGGCCTCGGCAATGCCCGAGCAAAGGAAGGAGGCATGA